The DNA region GATAGTTCAGCACCACGAACACTCGACCCCCAGCATGGCAATATCAGTCACTCGTCGAGCCAACCGCACTGTCTCTGGCACTTCTTCACAGGAGCCCTGACCTCTGGTGCATCTCCATGCCCCTCCGTCTCGACATCCCTAGGTGCATCAGCTACTGCAACGTACCGTGGAGCAAAGTCCTCCATAGGCTCTAGAGTCCCTTCCAGTTCCTGTTGAGCCTATGGAGGACTTTGCTCCACGGTACGTTGCAGTAGCTGATGCACCTAGGGATGTCGAGAAGGAGGGGCATGGAGATGCACCAGAGGTCAGGGCTCCTGTGAAGAAGCGCCAGAGACAGTGCGGTTGGCTCGACGAGTGACTGATATTGCCATGCTGGGGGTCGAGTGTTCGTGGTGCTGAACTATCTTTTATCAGTTTTGTTTTCCGGTTTTGATGTATTGTTGACATAGGGCTTTAGCTCAAGGACTCATTTATGTACTTGAATTATGGTTTCTTTTATTTACGAGTTACTTTATTCAGGAATGCAtttcttatttattccgcaaatttATTTCGTAAAGTTTTAAGAGTCGCAATaaatgaacctttgtcattaattcaagattaataattgaacgacgaaaattctttacgaaaatggtgatgtttggtttactgtgtgacactcgagaaatcggggcgtaaCATCCAACCTGGGCATGATAAGGCTAAATAAGTCTGTGTCAAGGATAGAACAATCCTCACccctgagctagcttttgggagtggagttaggcctaacccgaATTCTAAACATATGTTGTCCTTACCTAACAAACAAAATAGGGAATCAAGTAAAAGAGTAGGAACAATTTCATGAAGGCTCTACCACCGAAGGGACTATTTAAGAATACTCTAAACCCGAAATCTTCAGTTCTCTTTCCTTGCTTCTTTCttcaaaagaaatcaaattgGTTCACCATGACAGTGTGCTTCTTCATTGATATAGTAAATGGCAGATTCGTTTTAGTTTTTCATCTTTACCAAGTCAATAAAATACAGGGAGTAAGTTCAAGAACTGTAGTAATTAACTTTTGATGATAACATGCAAACAATATGTAAAATTATGACGTAGTAACTTAATAAGAAAAAGTTCTACTGATTTTAAGGAAAATTATATATctttattaatataattatgGGTGGGTAGCTGGACTTTGCTCTTTGATCCTTCACATGGTAGATTCACAATCCACTTCGCAACATTTAGCCCTATTAGTTATATAAACCTTCACATGCTTTCACCGaaaagcttaagcttttgagatagcCGGTTATGACATTGTATTAGAGCCTCTATAACTAAGTGGTTTAGAATTTGATCATCTTAACTTCATCCTTCTATCTTCTCATAAAAGTTAAATTTTCATTACAAGGTTGGATGGACTTATGCTTCAAGTATAAAAGGCTCTTGTGTGAGCGTAAATATAAAACTAGTCAAGTTAAGCTTTCGGGATAGATGGTTCTTCATATTTGCTAAGTAAAACTTAAATACATTGTGAGCTACTTTACTTTTATAGAAGGCTAGTAAATTATATATTGTAAGTGCTGGTCAGCTGGAGAGTGTGAgtgagagagaaagggagagagagagagagagagagagagagagagagagaacctgTGGGGGGTTTATAATAGCACAAAATTTATCCACCGGGAACATTCCTAAGTTTGAAATGCTGCATTAAGGCATTGTACAAAGCTCAGAATTAGTGCTTTCGGCATAGTTTTACTCTTTAGATAAAAGAGATGAAAAATTCCTAAATTGCATGATAACATATGTAGTAAAATCACCTAAATGTCCCCCCTTGGAATTCATGTGGCTTCAACTTGCCTTCACGTGCCTTGGCTGCTAATTCCTTGACCTAAAGAACCAATAAACCATTAAAGTTAACACGAAGACAAGAATCTTACTTtccaatattttaattttacttagtTTGTGAATGTCTAAACACATAAATAGGAGAGAAACCTAAAATAAAGCCATTAACCACAAACTACATAAATGACTTATAATTACCTCGGAGGAGATAGCAGATATTGTCTTGTGATCAGCATTTTTTATTATCGGAGTCATCAAACCCTGTAGCCACAAAAGGTTTCAGTGCTTTCTTTGTAAAATAATACTGACAGTTAAATACCATCAATTACCTTCTCAGTGGCAACTGCAATACATATGTCAACAGAGTCGCATAAATTGATCTCACCCTTCTCAGCATCCCAGTATGCTGCCATAATGTATATTGGATTTAAGCATTAGAAACTTCTATGGAGAAAATACAGTTTTAATACTAGGAAAACCTAACAAGAATGGATGGAATATAAGAGAGAACTATTTACCGTTTGCTTCTGGTACATTTCTAAGTGCGGCTGCTACAACTTTGATAATAATGTCATTCACTGAAACTTTCACATCATACTGCTCTGCAATCAAGGAgcaaataaaaaacatattgGATTGCCAATACACCACGACAAAGAGCATAGCATCTGACACATGCCAAAGAAAAATTATTACTAGTTCATACCTTTAAGATCTTTACGAAGGGAAAGAAGAGGATCCAGTATAACATCTGACACGTGGcaataaaaactcatattaATTAGTTACTACACAACAGATTGGTTTGCTATATGCAGGGCATAAGAGAATCAAAACCTGATGATAAATATAGGTGTGGTGTATTTTGTTTTGATTCCAACAACCTCTTGGCAATAACctataaaacaaacaaaaatatatacaGAAAGTTATCATATATTGACGGTATGATTGGAAGGAAGCAGAGATGAGAGTCAGCCTTCATTAATTATCAATTTTCCTAGTGTTCATTAGTTGAGAGAAGGGATATGACATTCAGAGTCAGTTAAGAACTTCACTAAATTAAGCTCTACATCTCTGAATGTACACTACTAAACACACTAGATAGATGCCATATAACCAATACTGACCCATATTAGGTCTAACAACTAAGATTTTCCTTTAAATATTCGAGCATTAAACTCCCAACCAGAGACACCAAACAATGGCTACTCAGAGTCCCTTTTTAATACTATCCATATTCCTTATTTGGGAAGAATAATTTTCCTTACCACAACATGCTTTCTAAAAGAATCAATGAGCCTGAATATTTGAGGATCTACCTTGCGAATTTGACTATTAGGTAAATCTTCATAAGCATCTGACTGTTTTAAGTCAGATTTTGACTCTTGCGAAGCTGCAGCTTGATGTCTTTGAGATGATGATGCATGTGCTTTTGATGAAGCAGGTTTTGGAGACAGTTTTCCTGACTTTATTGCAGAAAGAACATCCCCTTTCAGTAGGGTGCCATGAGGACCAGTTGCATTCAATGTCGACGCATCCAATCCATATTCTGTAATTAGCAACTTTGCAGCCGGACTGATTcgtgttgttttgtttttatgtgCTTTGACATCATTTTTAGTGGCATGTTGGGTGGCCTTCTCCTGTTGGCTTGCTGAGCTGCTGCCAATAGAATTCTTTATAGCTTCAATGTCACTTGCATCTTCAACCTAGTAGAATCAAAGGCAGCATAAGAATTTTGTAACTCCTGTGACTTAGGGATAAGACTTTGGTAAACAAACCAATGAACATATATAACATCATTAAACTTTTTCTTTGTTTGTATTTCGAAAGAAGATACATAAATTATTAGGGCCAGAACGACAATTTAAAATCACTTGAACACTTACTGTTATTGCAATAGGCATTCCAACTGCCACTTCTTTTGATCCTTCTGGTGCAAGTATCTTAGCCAAGTACCTATCAACCCCACCAAAAAAAACCCGTCATACAGAAATTGGTTAGGTAGAAAGAAAAACTctatgaggaagaagaaaggatGTGTACAAACAAAAATCATCATCAGTAAAATAACCCAAAAATAATTCCAGCTTTGTGTTAAAAAATTGTGACAATGTAATATCAATAATTAGcaaaattataaaaagaaaGAGATTGTATTCTACCACAAATTTCTTTAATTTGTGGATCTTTAGTTTTCTGCTCGAAGGAAACTAATTAGTGTTGTGCATGCCAGTAAACATCAGACATGTAACGATCATGCCTATTATCCATATTAAATGGCCCAAGTCTTCATCATTACGTCCTAATATTATTTAAGTGCAAATATCTTGGCCAAAAAACTGTCTAACAATACTTCAACATGTTGAGTACACAACCATACCAAACAAACAGAACATTTACAATAAATGTCTTTTAGTATCGGGAAAGACTAATACCCCTCTTCAAGAGTCTCAAATTCAAGGGTAGCTTTGTCTGTCTCTATCTCACATAATATGTCTCCCACTTCAATCTGTTGAATAATAAGAATTAATGCATAgcagacaaaaaaaaagtatgactATTCACATTTTTCAcacttaaaaatatttatattacaTGAATAAGAGAAACTCACTAAGAACCTTATATCATCACATAACTAACCTTGtctccttctttcttcatcCATTTAACAATGTTTCCTTGGTTCTgtgcaaaaaaaagaaaaactgaaaactactGCCTCcaaggaaggaaagaaaaatctATGTTGGCAATATGTACAACTAGTAGCACCAAAAATATTCTCACCATTGTTGGGGACAAAGCTGGCATTTCAAGAAGGACGTGAGGTGGAAGTTCCGATGCATTAATTGTAGTAGAAGTTGATTCCGGTTTCTTCTCATCTGAGACATCTTGATGTGTTGATTTCTTCTCTTCAACCCCGGCCTCACCCCCCGCGGAAGCAGGAAGATTTTGAATGTCACTTTCATCCTCAACCTTGTTAAGACCCACAAATAGAACATACATTAATGAAATATTTATAATACAGACATCAATTGAATCCCaaaaataatagataaaaat from Lotus japonicus ecotype B-129 chromosome 2, LjGifu_v1.2 includes:
- the LOC130738428 gene encoding dihydrolipoyllysine-residue acetyltransferase component 1 of pyruvate dehydrogenase complex, mitochondrial isoform X2; this encodes MALSRLRHPLISRSIRLLSSSSTRSLSRTSNSWNFSVGGNENLRPATWSRLTGVCDRCLKSKWIDVKYFSSSDSSHSVLGMPALSPTMTQGNIAKWKKKEGEKIEVGDVLCEIETDKATVEFESLEEGYLAKILTPEGSKDVPVGQPIAITVEDESDIQNLPASAGGEAGVEEKKSTHQDVSDEKKPESTSTTINASELPPHVLLEMPALSPTMNQGNIVKWMKKEGDKIEVGDILCEIETDKATLEFETLEEGYLAKILAPEGSKEVAVGMPIAITVEDASDIEAIKNSIGSSSASQQEKATQHATKNDVKAHKNKTTRISPAAKLLITEYGLDASTLNATGPHGTLLKGDVLSAIKSGKLSPKPASSKAHASSSQRHQAAASQESKSDLKQSDAYEDLPNSQIRKVIAKRLLESKQNTPHLYLSSDVILDPLLSLRKDLKEQYDVKVSVNDIIIKVVAAALRNVPEANAYWDAEKGEINLCDSVDICIAVATEKGLMTPIIKNADHKTISAISSEVKELAAKAREGKLKPHEFQGGTFSISNLGMFPVDKFCAIINPPQACILAVGKGNKVVEPVIGADGIEKPSVANKLSLTLSADHRVFDGKVAGAFLSALKSNFSDIRRLLL
- the LOC130738428 gene encoding dihydrolipoyllysine-residue acetyltransferase component 1 of pyruvate dehydrogenase complex, mitochondrial isoform X1, giving the protein MALSRLRHPLISRSIRLLSSSSTRSLSRTSNSWNFSVGGNENLSLRTVVFIRPATWSRLTGVCDRCLKSKWIDVKYFSSSDSSHSVLGMPALSPTMTQGNIAKWKKKEGEKIEVGDVLCEIETDKATVEFESLEEGYLAKILTPEGSKDVPVGQPIAITVEDESDIQNLPASAGGEAGVEEKKSTHQDVSDEKKPESTSTTINASELPPHVLLEMPALSPTMNQGNIVKWMKKEGDKIEVGDILCEIETDKATLEFETLEEGYLAKILAPEGSKEVAVGMPIAITVEDASDIEAIKNSIGSSSASQQEKATQHATKNDVKAHKNKTTRISPAAKLLITEYGLDASTLNATGPHGTLLKGDVLSAIKSGKLSPKPASSKAHASSSQRHQAAASQESKSDLKQSDAYEDLPNSQIRKVIAKRLLESKQNTPHLYLSSDVILDPLLSLRKDLKEQYDVKVSVNDIIIKVVAAALRNVPEANAYWDAEKGEINLCDSVDICIAVATEKGLMTPIIKNADHKTISAISSEVKELAAKAREGKLKPHEFQGGTFSISNLGMFPVDKFCAIINPPQACILAVGKGNKVVEPVIGADGIEKPSVANKLSLTLSADHRVFDGKVAGAFLSALKSNFSDIRRLLL